The sequence below is a genomic window from Phoenix dactylifera cultivar Barhee BC4 chromosome 8, palm_55x_up_171113_PBpolish2nd_filt_p, whole genome shotgun sequence.
GATCATGGCTGCATTCCTCACTGCCTCACCAACCAAAGAGCTCTCTGAAACATTCCCCTCGTTTCCACCACTTTGTAACTTAAAAGTATAGCTGATTATTAGAAAAATTCtccaatattttgattttgGTATTTTTTTCCAATTCTTTTCAATCAATCAATGATACGGGTTGGAAAATAAGGTATTCTTCCTACATCATCCCTCCCATCTGCAAAGAAGTCATATTTGCAAAAAAGTTCACTTCTGTGCAGTGAATCCAGTGATCTGCCAGCACTCAACAAGTGCCTATTATGTGTATGATTATACATTATAGGATAAAAGACAGTCTATGAACCCAATAGCTAATTTCATACATTAAGAAACAACCACAAACAGataaaaagtaaataaataGTGAAGGGAAGGTCTTAATCAACACATATTACCATGAAAGGAACCTTATTATATCACTAGAAACAAATTATATGCAGGTGTGAATTTCAATGTTAGATCAACAAGTTGGTAACTTAGAAGGAAAGAGACGTTTTAATATAGAATCATTAGAAAATGACAAACcaacaataataaaatatcatcaTTAACCACCATAAACAAGCTTAGTTTTATCAAACCATTCTGTATACTCTCCAGTGGTGATTATACTATACTAATTGTTGTGAAGTAAGGAAGGAACCAAGGATTGCAGAAGTACACCTCAGAGCCGGACAAGAGAGGAACACGAAATGTGTTGATGCCCACACCAGCAGGATCTGCTGAAAAAACTAGCAAATTAGTCTCTCAGGTGATGTTTATATAAATTATCtatcaataaatataacaaTTTCTCATTTCTGTGGCTCAAGAAAAAACTCAATCATGGCACTAATAATATAGGCATTAGAACCTTCTAttgcaaaaatagatctaaaacCCGTAATTGATTTCTaatttgaaatgaaaagaatcatGTAACATCTCTCCCCCTCCACTCCCCTCCCATCCCAACCAAAAATATTCATATGAATTTTACTCCATAGTACTAGAAAAGACCAATCTCTCGATTCCCCTCCTCTCTCCACAAGTTTAGGTTCATCCAAATcatgagagatagagagagtccATTGCTCACACCTTCCCTCCCCCTCTTAATGACTCTACTTGCACCCACCAAAATAGAACATGAATTATACTTCAAAGAAATACAAAAAGCCAACCTTATTTTCCCCAGAtgtaaaagaaaaaaccaaattttcaactccatttccttctcctcctacacacactctctctctctctctccccatccACATTCAGGTCCAAACAAATCAGAACAGCaggcataaagagtgttagaaataaTTTTATGAATTCAACCAAACTCCTCTTTCTTAAAATAGAATTCAACCAAAATCcctttatcaaaagaaaaaaacaaataattaaTCAATAAACAAGGGGAACATCCAGCTAATTCATAGAACTCTTAAAGGCCAACCTTCCTGCTCCTTTCCTCCTCTCGCAACCATTTAAAGTCTACCCAAATCAAAAACGATAGccagaaagagtattaaaaagAGACCAAAATCGAACTCTTTTAGTCAAAAACGAAACAACCGActcaaaaagagaggaaaacccGATACCCACCACCCCAATTCGAACTCGTCACGGCCCTCGTGACTCCCCACCGCCTCGCCTCCACCCCCACCCCAAAACCCCGATACGAGCCGCCGTGAAACGCGACTCTCGCCCTTCCAGGTGATCGAATAACTCCCGGAAACCCGGCGATCCTCCCGATCGGCCAGTTTCCCGATACCGGCTCGCGCAGGGACGGTGCCGTGAGAGAAGCCATAGCAGCGAAGAACAGAGGGTCGAAGCTATCTCGAGATTCGTCGCCCGAAGATCACAGAGAAGAGACCGAAGGCTCGGCACCGGATGCCTTCGTCTATttagaaaaagaacaaaaactcCAGCCCGTATAATAAACGTATCGGCCGGAAGGCACTGGGAATTGTTTATTCTCGGAGAAGAGCATGCGAGCCTGTACGAGAAACACGTTAAAGTTGCACCCCCACTCTCTGGCTTTGGTCCCTTCGAAAGCAAGCTCGGTAATTCCATCTTATTCCACTATTCCGTTATTCCATTTGTTGGGCGAGCAAGACTAGCTGACTAGTGCCCACCAACCGCAAGTCAATATTGTATTCCTATCCTAGCTATCATGTATCAGCCTGGCTTTCGTAAAGAATGCCATGACTAATAAATCGAGCAATTTCTCTGGTTAAGTTGTTAAAGCACGCCGAAGACATCCGATAGTTGGTGCGGGAAACCCGCTGAAATCAAATTAATTGTTGGGTTTGGTCGCTGAGAGCTTGTATGAGGAGGAATACATTGGCTTCTAAAGAGAGTGGCAAGTTGGATAGCTACAAGAGGCATCTAAGTGCAAGACACCAGCAAGGCCCGGATCAGCGTCTCTTCATGTACGTGCATGCCTCTGCATGTGTTGCATACGTGGGAGCATAGGTATGCATGCATCCAAGTGCATGCCCGTGCTAAGAAGAAGGCAGCTAACGGGAAGGCCTGCACGAGGCCCAGCATGTACGAAAGATCGTCAGGTTCGAATCCGAGACGGCTCCCAGCAGTAGAAGACTGCCAAGCAACTGATCCATCCCATTTACTGGCATACCAGATTAGCAATCTAGCTCGCAATTTTTCCAgtttatttgttatattttatctatTACTTGCTTCTGCTCGATTTTGATGTGTTTACATTAGATTAAGCACAGATTGTCTTGGCTGTTAAAGGAGGAGCGATGTTGCATCGACCCACTGGCAGACCTTCACTTCGACGTAGTCCTTTCTGAGTCAATTGAGGGATTCAACTCGGAGACTTGACACGGCAGGTAGGGAAGTAGCATGAGCTTATGTGGTGTATTATATCTGGCTGAATAGGAATGCGAGGATCTTCGAGGATAGAGATTTTTATTCGAGATCAGTGGTTGATAGAGCTTTTGCACATGTTGTCGAGCTGGTGAGCGTTGCAGCTGACATTTTATCTGGAGATGACAGAGGCACTTGGGGTTCCTCTTTGGCTCCTATAGCGCCTAGGTATGCCATGATACTGACAGTATTCTGTGAGCCTCCATCCTCTGGTTTTTTCAAGGTGAATTTCGACTGCAGCATATCGGAGGGCGGCAGCAGATTTGGCGTgggttttgtgatcagagaccagAACTCCAGACTAATTATGGCTAGAGGTCGGCGCACATTTGATGAATCTGTTCTTGTGGCGGAGTTGCACGCGGTGTGGGAGGGTCTCGTCCATGCTAGAGTGTACCTGGGTGCTCGGTGGATATTCCTAGAGGACGACTCGACAATAGTAGTCGGCTGGATCTGGTGCCGGCATGCCATGCCGAATCTACACCCACACTCCGGAACATTTGGTGCATGGTGGAGTTAGATTTATTTCGAGAGGCGAATAGTACtacagactgggtcgcctcctatgcAGCCCACTACTCTGGATTTGTATTATGAGGTATTTCTAATCGTGTGCCGCAAGCATTagattgtgttttgtcttgtgaTTGCTCTGGGCCCTCTCACGGCCGTGTGTAGCGAGATGCCggttccaaaaaaaaaggaaaaaaaaaagaaaaaaagaaagaaagaaaagaagatgttGGGGAGAGGAAGGATTGATGCGGAGAATTGTCAGTTCCAAAGGGACATCTCTTGTAGTGAGAAGCGACCAGCCTGCCCAAGCGAATGCTTTGAATCTCGCATGGACTTTGAAGCTCAATATATTGAGTTGTGAAGCAGGGTTCTGCAGATAACCacaaagaatttttttgtaCTTGAGGAACACTTGTTTCTAGCCAGAACTATGGTCAAGCAGGAGCCATGTCTTTGAATGCATATATAGATGAGAGACATTCTTATCACAGAAATAGCTGAGTTTATTAACCTCAGCTTGATAAGAATGAATGGATTTCAGTTTgctgaaaagaaaacaaaaggaatGGATTCTCGGTAACAACTAAcagggtaaaaaaaaaaaatcagagataCCCTGTTAGTGGGTGGCTTGATGCAAAGTGCTTCAAACTAGCTTGATCTCATACGGTCAATCTGCATGGGAGTTGATATATGGGGTATACAATGAGTCCTCCTGTCAGCCAGGTGTAACTCCTTCAAGTAAGGATTCATCATGCACAGATCTAGTCAGGAAGTTAGGGATTAGACCATAAGGATCTGTTACATAACCAGAAACCAACCAGAATAGCCATTGCAAGCTAGTGACTGCTTCAATCCTAGTTCAGAAGTCCCACGGTCTAAGAGAATTGTTTGATCCGTTTTCCACACTGAGTGACCAACAGTCTTTTGAAACTTCGCAGAGCTGTGGGAACGTGAGAAATATCAAGGCAGAGATTAAAAAGATCAGGCATGATAAAGAACAACCAAAGCAAGAAACTTGTTTGTGTGGTTGTCACCTAAAGCAAGAAATTTCTACAAAGTCTGTCAAAAAACAGAGAATTTCTACAAGAACAAGAACCAATGAGACGAAAAAATGGAAGTTGATTTCAAGGTTATTATTCACCAAAATATAATTGCACAGGCTTGGCGATTTTATTTCATCAAGCCCCTCTCGTGTTTCTAAATCTCTTTTATACCGGTACCTCAGTCTGGGTTCCCTTTGTTCAATAGATTCTGCATTTAAATAAACTCACCAAGCTCAAAGAAAAAGATAGTAACCAGAGCAAATAAACCATTTAGCCTTCAGAAACATAGATTAAAACTCCATGCATATAAAAAAGAATATCTTCCATCTATAGTTGCCAGTAAACTCCATTTCTAAGCAGTCACTGGCATTCGCCCAAGCAAAATCTGAGATCAGGTGGTCAATCTACAATTTAAAGGGAAGCAATGGCTTCTCGAATTGTGCAGGTGGCACCCAAGTGCCAGAGCCCCTGAACCCAAAGCCCAATGCCCAAAAGGAACGGGGTGATGGGATTACTCTTAATGATCAGTACTGTTGATTTGGAGATATTATTCAGGAGTATGCAACAATGAGCTCATGCCACATTCATTTTCCCTAGCAGCAATTGCTTCTTTGAAGATGCATGTATGGGTGATCCTCGGTCCATGTCATCCATGGGGACCTTCCTTGCTTATTTAAAGGGTTGCAGAGGCAGATCTTCTTCTACCCTCTCGACCATCTGGATTGCTTATCTTGCTTGTCACATATGGTAGGCCAGAAATACCAGAGGTTTCCTATAACATGCTTCTGAATTATCTACATTTAAATCCAAGCTGTCTCACTCCCTATCTGTGTCCATTTTCACATCTCCTTTGCTCTGCAGAACCCCTTAATAGCGATCGTATGGGACATGGAAGTGCGCTAGATTTCTTGATgatttcttcagttattggcattttagttagattagctagattatttgatttatatcaGCACATGTTATTTTGAATTTATTGTAAAAACTATTTGATTAAATTAATGTTTAAACAAATTTGAAGTATTTGTAATTGCTTTAATATGATCAgctgccttgcatgcttgtacggtccgccgtgcgggcgtgcggcgtctgccgtgcTTCGGGCTCGAGAGGTGACAATTTTCACATCTCCTTTGCTCTGCAGAACCCCTTAATGGCGAGCTGTTGGACTTCTCAAGCCTCCCAAGATCTCGAGCTTCTCTCTATATGAAAATTTCTTTGCCCCAGTGTTAGGAGGCTTCTTGAGTTTTTCCATGTTCTCACGCAAACTCCCTGAATCCTTCTTTTCTGCTTCCGCATCTGGATCAAAATGCCAACCCATGAAATCTGACAGTGTCATTGATGTGGGTGCTTCCTTCAACTTCTCTAACTCTTCCTTCGGGTCCAGTTTCTTCACCATTCCTGTTGTGTCTGAATCAGACCATGAGTGTTTTCTGTTTGAGTCCTTATGCGATGGATCTCGAGCAACAGAGTCTGCATAAAGGACATCTTCAATTTGCGACATCACGGTGAATGCTAAGCTTTCTAGAACCCTTGAGTAGCTTTCTAGAACAGCTTGTCcaaaatcctgcagaaaatTCAGTAGATGATTAAGAGCTTGCTTTCATTGCTTTTCAGTAGAGGGAAAGGCATGTTATTTTAGGATAATGAGGAAAGAGAAAGTTTACTCTGTTGTACTGGATTTTGCTTATGTCAAGGGCTGATTGAGGAATGCCAGGAAATCTTTGCTTGATAAGGTGTAAGATGGTTTCTGCTCTCTCTTCAAACTGCTCCCTCTTCTCTGAGCTAATAGTAGAACCCCAAGATGACTTGCCATCCTTATTGTgcatcttcctcttccaaattaTAATGGATGCTTCAATCCGGTTTTTAAGGTCAAGGACCCCGTGCTCCGTCGCCAAGTCCATTGATGCAAGAAACTCTTCTGGGTTAAACACTTCAACAGTAATGCTCTTGTAGATTGCATCTCCAAGGCTTGACCTCCCATTCTTTCATAAGGAGAAAAAAGTCCAACTCAGAAACTAGATATCATTAACAGATAATTAGAGTGAgcatgcttctttttcttctaacgGTAATAAGGATcggaaaaattaaataatactaTCCCATAGGCAGGTTCTTCCAGAAATCGAACACATACTATCAGAATATCTGCTATGCAGACTGATAGTTCTCTGGTAAACTTTACTGAAAATGGTAGGGGGCCAAGCATAATGGCGAAAGATGTACTTTGATATCTAAATAATTTGCAAATCATCGAACATGACACAACAGAATAGtcctttttattatttatatatgattAAAGTGACAATTGGACTGAAATGCCAGAGTCAAAAGAACGGGCACTAGGATTGCTCATGGAAGAAGCATGACCTTTCACAAGTCATTTTAGATGTCAAAATTCCTGCACCAAAGTGTTAATTCTGGTATGTATTATTTATGCAATTGAATCAGTGAATATTGAATCTGCATTTATAACGTGGAAACCTGCTAATGTTTGGTGAAAAATGATATCATTCTATGGTGGCATCTCGGTAGgaatttcatgattattttcataaaaaaaaaaagaatttcatGATTGTGTGGCCTTGCAGCACATATTAACTGGAtaataggaagaaaaaaaaaaaaaatcaaatgagTGTCTACCTTTGGAAGCGATTCAATATGCACCTCAGGGACCTCCATTTCCGTAAGAACCTGAGCATTTATAGCCATAGCTGCCTTCAGAACTTGGTTTACGGACTCTTTTTGGTATACCAACCATCTTGTGGTGACCTCAGAGAGCCCATTTGGAGGCACTTTGACAGTGGGAAGCCACCACTTGTCATCCTTCCTCCCTGTGTTCCCCTTCTCAGACTCATCAGCATCTCGTGATACATACCAAAATTCATCCTGATCTTTGAAGTTATCAAGATAGCCCTGTATTCCCATGGAAAAGGATATGAAATTAGAACTGTATATCTTCATAAATCATAGAAGATTTCTAccttaaataaaaaaagagggtTGGGCTATCTCACAATAAGCATTGCATCGAGCTTGCGTAAGGCAGGGATGTTAAAGTAAAGATCTCTTCGTTCTTGAGTTACCATTATCTGTACAAGTGAATGATAATCGAATTCATGCAGATTTGAGGCAGATCATTACGTGTATGCAGTGCTTAGATTTGGAAGTAGTAGTATAGTGATGACTATCTAAGGATGGAATAAgataagaaggaaaagaaagaaaaagttcatctATGACCTCCATGTGTGATCCATCTTTTGATATCTGTTTTGAAGGAACAAATTCTACAATATGATCAGTGACAGATAAAAGCCAATCAATTTCTCTATGCCACCTTGCTTTCCTTTCAGCAGACA
It includes:
- the LOC103696067 gene encoding rho guanine nucleotide exchange factor 8-like, producing the protein MVRFLKRGPSLDKPVQGREQTCEISGRQAQSLILEGAGGSEENAIFRSQGETLGRRPVDGQQIGWALDRSSGNAPKSHLRNGGMPSDMELMKERFAKLLLGEDMSGGGKGVSSALALSNAITNLAASVFGEQRRLEPMSAERKARWHREIDWLLSVTDHIVEFVPSKQISKDGSHMEIMVTQERRDLYFNIPALRKLDAMLIGYLDNFKDQDEFWYVSRDADESEKGNTGRKDDKWWLPTVKVPPNGLSEVTTRWLVYQKESVNQVLKAAMAINAQVLTEMEVPEVHIESLPKNGRSSLGDAIYKSITVEVFNPEEFLASMDLATEHGVLDLKNRIEASIIIWKRKMHNKDGKSSWGSTISSEKREQFEERAETILHLIKQRFPGIPQSALDISKIQYNRDFGQAVLESYSRVLESLAFTVMSQIEDVLYADSVARDPSHKDSNRKHSWSDSDTTGMVKKLDPKEELEKLKEAPTSMTLSDFMGWHFDPDAEAEKKDSGSLRENMEKLKKPPNTGAKKFSYREKLEILGGLRSPTARH